From the genome of Acidobacteriota bacterium, one region includes:
- a CDS encoding tail fiber protein has product MAQPYVGEIRMFAGNFAPAGWMFCEGQLLPISENETLFQLIGTTYGGDGESTFALPDLRGRIPIHQGNGFILAETGGAEEITLTVQQIPAHSHPLLGSSSSASSTDTAGNVGARITVAGVFAYGTDAPLQPLSPQAVAPVGGSQPHTNFQPYLCIDFIISLFGIFPSPT; this is encoded by the coding sequence ATGGCACAACCCTATGTCGGAGAAATTAGAATGTTTGCCGGTAACTTTGCACCGGCTGGGTGGATGTTCTGTGAAGGGCAACTGCTTCCCATTTCTGAGAACGAAACCCTGTTTCAGTTGATTGGTACGACTTATGGCGGGGACGGGGAATCAACCTTTGCCCTTCCTGATTTGCGCGGACGCATTCCTATCCATCAGGGCAATGGTTTTATTTTGGCAGAAACCGGAGGCGCAGAAGAGATCACGTTGACTGTGCAACAAATTCCCGCACACAGCCATCCACTGCTGGGCTCCAGTTCGTCAGCTTCGTCAACGGATACGGCAGGTAATGTTGGCGCACGAATCACTGTGGCAGGTGTTTTTGCCTATGGCACGGATGCTCCGTTGCAACCCTTGTCACCACAGGCTGTCGCGCCAGTTGGAGGAAGTCAACCCCATACGAATTTTCAACCGTACCTTTGCATTGATTTCATCATTTCGCTGTTCGGAATTTTCCCGTCACCAACATAA